The sequence below is a genomic window from candidate division WOR-3 bacterium.
TCCAGCGCCTTATTCATCATGGTCGCGGAGTCAACTGTGATCTTCTTGCCCATGCTCCAGATAGGATGACGTAAGACCTCTTCTTTCCGCACATCCTGGATAGATTTTTTTAAAAACGGACCACCACTAGCAGTAAGAATAATCTTATCAACCATCGCCGTGTCTTTACCTTCCAGACATTGATATATTGCTGAATGTTCACTATCGATCGGGATTAATTCCACACCTCTTTTCTTTACTTCCTGCATCACAATCTCACCAAAACTTACCAAAATTTCTTTGGTCGCCAAACAAATTCTCAACTTTTTCTTTATCGCCGCCAGAATTGCTTTTATGCCAATCGCACTGGAAAATGCAGCCACCAAAACATCGGCCTGTATGCGGTCAATTAATTCCTCTAATCCCTCCTCACCCCACAACACATTCTTTTTAGGTAAAAAACCTTTCAATTCCTTATATTCTCTCTTCTCCACCAGGACACCCCACTCCGGTTTCAATTCCTGCATTTGTTTAAAGAATCTCCGGTAATTGGAATAGGTTGCCAGTCCGACGATTCGGTAATCTGGTAAATGCTTTAGCACTTCAATAGTATTCAAACCGATAGAGCCGGTGGAGCCAAAGATGATTACTTTTTTCATACTCTTTCCCGTAAGGAAATAATATCTTTTTTTGTCGTTATCTTGATATTTTCTGGTTCCCCTTTAAAAACGAAGACATCCATGCCAGCGCTTTCTAAAATGCTCGCTTCATCCGTAAACTCTTTTCGGAAATCAACTTTTTCATAAGCTTTTTTTAAACTTGCCAAATCAAAAAATTGCGGAGTCTGGATTGCATACGGTGAAATACGAGGCACGGTTATCACGACTTTTTTATTTCTCACCAGTTTTATCGTATCGAAT
It includes:
- the dxr gene encoding 1-deoxy-D-xylulose-5-phosphate reductoisomerase, with product MKKVIIFGSTGSIGLNTIEVLKHLPDYRIVGLATYSNYRRFFKQMQELKPEWGVLVEKREYKELKGFLPKKNVLWGEEGLEELIDRIQADVLVAAFSSAIGIKAILAAIKKKLRICLATKEILVSFGEIVMQEVKKRGVELIPIDSEHSAIYQCLEGKDTAMVDKIILTASGGPFLKKSIQDVRKEEVLRHPIWSMGKKITVDSATMMNKALEVIEAHHLFGIAPDKIKVVIHPEAICHSLVQFVDGSLIGQLSLPDMRLPIQYALTAPEKRPSLVKALELDKIKQLTFLTPDCKKFPGLNLAYEALKIGKSMPAVLNGANEEAVKAFLNDKLKFQEIPVMIKKAMKAHVPVAGGIEEYAKAEIWARNFVADLIRAKEEKCY